A genomic segment from Luteolibacter ambystomatis encodes:
- a CDS encoding DUF4962 domain-containing protein: MKDPTRFPLSLKCCACAVWVLLCASVAIGQDHSAPAVEKLPEGVMRVGPVELKIDREAITPLWIPRPLPQGTIDVNPPWLHVAVPILDGNESTNPERRSKREAQKWNRRFYFKLSQDSSFQSGVMESGPKRWSFYNPYRRLEPGTWYWTYGLARAETPDKPVWNKEIYSFRISGREYTYEIPPTPEAFLAAVKKRNAGPIVTCFPEEVGHLLPTETAPSLAEQIRKDCERAFETMNAKGSEVAKVSDKQPPGGAKEKPSLLERKQASARALVESRRINSLLRGYLLTGEEKYKNLAIHLLTGGAKLEKPVPGELVLHRPGGGKTLVNETDIILLDTLYNELSKADRIKHFQAIYNAICDDGSDSPDTHENIEHMLYDNHAWQGHLPGLFRSAILLCRYKPELDDWVKYAYEVYLYRAPAFSRTDGGSSEGNGYLGVHDEPLTDIPWLIYKLTGYNVLNNKRWFQNFGNYMTFSNPSGNPGISFEDSGVDGGSDMQYFSEFLARACPANLSNLWQCKSVGRREEKYFSADLNKGAKAWDMLSIWKRLPMPDLGKAVPPSEKAAQFGDIGLVCMHTDLAKAGDNLMLNFRAGPYGSEGHTHPAQNAFTVAYGGQELFWRTGYYNGGGLHNIYSYKSSRSHNTIMADGLVQGFDQGAYAWIARFATGNRISYALGDASHAYNGKHHNFDIPYQPDLKGNKVEERRNWEEATAANGFGNPGVTRFRRHMVMLRPSHVLIYDELEAAKPVTWTFQLHSRMEMKQLGDSWFKTANDHALGSAQLFCASPMKGELTDKFRADAVDEENKRNGQNPPNWHATMTTRDRLPATRFLTVIDVIPGKDLAASPARLVPEGAGRTRWQIGEYSVTAELDPSKPSYLEVHDSTATCALVTGQATRGIELGGQQRNAKLPGSTLLWEKSETGGEVFQEKVDELPDCLKFGNPF; this comes from the coding sequence ATGAAAGATCCGACTCGTTTCCCTTTGAGCCTGAAGTGCTGCGCGTGCGCGGTGTGGGTTTTGTTGTGCGCATCCGTCGCCATCGGACAGGATCACTCTGCGCCAGCGGTTGAGAAGCTGCCCGAGGGGGTGATGCGGGTGGGTCCGGTGGAGCTGAAGATCGATCGGGAAGCCATCACTCCCCTTTGGATTCCGAGACCATTGCCACAGGGAACCATCGATGTAAATCCACCTTGGCTTCACGTTGCCGTCCCCATTCTGGATGGGAATGAGAGCACCAATCCCGAGCGTAGGAGCAAGAGGGAGGCGCAGAAGTGGAACCGGCGCTTTTACTTCAAGCTTTCCCAGGACTCGTCCTTCCAAAGCGGAGTGATGGAGAGTGGTCCGAAGCGATGGTCATTCTACAATCCATACCGTCGCCTGGAGCCGGGGACGTGGTACTGGACGTATGGACTGGCGCGGGCGGAAACACCTGACAAACCGGTATGGAACAAGGAAATTTATTCGTTCCGGATCTCGGGCCGGGAATACACTTACGAGATTCCACCAACGCCGGAAGCGTTTCTGGCTGCGGTCAAAAAGCGGAACGCAGGCCCGATCGTTACGTGTTTCCCGGAGGAGGTCGGGCATCTGCTGCCCACGGAAACGGCACCCTCGCTTGCGGAACAAATCCGGAAGGACTGCGAGCGGGCCTTTGAGACAATGAATGCCAAAGGCTCCGAGGTCGCGAAAGTGTCGGACAAACAACCTCCGGGCGGAGCTAAGGAAAAGCCTTCGCTTCTGGAGAGGAAGCAGGCGAGCGCCCGGGCTTTGGTGGAATCAAGGCGGATCAATTCCCTGCTGCGCGGCTATCTCCTGACTGGTGAGGAGAAATACAAAAACCTCGCCATCCATCTCCTGACAGGCGGGGCCAAGCTGGAGAAACCCGTGCCCGGAGAACTCGTTTTGCACAGGCCCGGTGGTGGGAAGACCTTGGTCAATGAGACCGATATCATCTTATTGGACACCCTTTACAACGAACTGTCCAAAGCCGACCGGATCAAGCACTTCCAGGCCATCTACAACGCGATCTGCGATGATGGAAGCGACAGCCCGGACACGCACGAAAACATCGAGCACATGCTGTATGATAATCATGCCTGGCAGGGCCATCTTCCCGGCTTGTTCAGAAGCGCGATTCTCCTGTGCCGTTACAAGCCGGAACTCGACGATTGGGTGAAGTATGCCTACGAGGTCTATCTATACCGGGCTCCGGCATTCAGCCGTACGGATGGCGGCAGCAGCGAAGGAAACGGCTATCTGGGGGTGCATGATGAGCCGCTCACGGATATTCCCTGGCTGATCTACAAACTGACCGGATACAATGTTCTCAATAACAAGCGCTGGTTCCAGAACTTCGGGAACTACATGACCTTCTCGAATCCGAGCGGCAATCCGGGCATCTCCTTCGAGGACTCGGGCGTGGATGGCGGTTCGGACATGCAGTATTTCAGCGAGTTTCTTGCCCGTGCGTGTCCCGCGAACCTGTCCAACCTGTGGCAATGCAAATCGGTGGGCCGCCGTGAGGAAAAGTACTTCAGCGCCGATTTGAACAAGGGGGCGAAGGCCTGGGACATGCTTTCGATATGGAAGCGCCTTCCCATGCCCGATCTGGGCAAGGCGGTTCCGCCTTCGGAAAAGGCGGCACAGTTTGGCGACATCGGTCTCGTATGCATGCATACCGACCTGGCCAAGGCCGGGGATAATCTGATGCTGAATTTCAGGGCTGGACCGTATGGTTCCGAGGGACACACCCATCCTGCACAAAACGCTTTCACGGTGGCGTATGGCGGCCAGGAGCTATTCTGGCGGACAGGCTACTACAATGGCGGAGGTCTGCACAATATCTACAGCTACAAGTCCTCGCGGTCGCACAACACGATTATGGCGGATGGGCTCGTGCAAGGATTCGACCAGGGGGCCTACGCGTGGATCGCCCGGTTCGCCACGGGAAACCGGATCAGCTACGCATTGGGGGACGCCTCCCACGCTTACAATGGGAAGCATCACAATTTCGACATTCCCTACCAGCCCGATCTCAAAGGAAACAAGGTGGAGGAACGAAGGAACTGGGAGGAGGCTACCGCGGCAAACGGATTCGGCAATCCCGGCGTGACCCGCTTCCGCAGGCATATGGTGATGCTCCGGCCCAGCCATGTCCTGATCTACGACGAGCTGGAGGCAGCAAAACCGGTGACCTGGACCTTCCAACTCCATTCCCGGATGGAGATGAAACAACTGGGCGATTCGTGGTTCAAGACAGCGAACGATCACGCGCTGGGGAGCGCTCAGTTGTTCTGCGCGTCACCGATGAAAGGAGAGCTCACGGACAAGTTCAGAGCCGACGCCGTGGACGAGGAGAACAAGCGCAACGGGCAGAACCCTCCGAACTGGCACGCGACGATGACGACGCGTGACCGGCTGCCTGCGACCAGATTCCTCACGGTGATCGATGTCATCCCCGGCAAGGACCTGGCTGCCTCTCCGGCCCGGTTGGTACCGGAAGGTGCTGGCAGGACACGATGGCAGATCGGCGAGTACTCCGTCACGGCGGAGCTTGATCCAAGCAAGCCTTCTTATCTGGAAGTGCATGACTCCACAGCCACCTGTGCCCTCGTCACCGGCCAAGCCACGCGCGGGATTGAACTCGGCGGCCAACAGCGGAACGCAAAGCTGCCCGGCAGCACGTTGCTGTGGGAGAAGTCGGAAACGGGTGGAGAAGTATTTCAGGAGAAGGTCGACGAACTCCCCGACTGCCTCAAATTTGGGAATCCATTTTGA
- a CDS encoding sulfatase-like hydrolase/transferase: MKNHLSKIVCAILSATAVVPASAGTTKPNILVIMSDEHNASVMGCAGDKIARTPHLDALAAKGVLFSAQYCSSPICTPSRQTFTTGKYTSGHNVWGNTAGVPEGTPSLPRILNAGGYESYLDGKMHYKGGMTHGFSIIHEESGKITPPADPKDIKESGEEKEKPRHRLSAGTFPDNGNELGGEFKPMGVDDTMDSFIDVARSDNAVKFLKERKADAKPFFLTIGFIAPHYPLVAPTTYLDHFKGKVPLPVIPPGYLDSLPLNYKHLRNDRKFERVPDDVARLGLEAYYARVEWLDGQVGKVLDALKASPFAENTIVIYTSDHGENMGEHGLWWKNCLYDCGARVPLIVSWPKRWQGGQQRTGACGMVDLVQTIAALGGVKTPDDWKGSSMVPWLDDSRFAWKDLAVSEYYAGYISSGIAMIRQGKWKYVYHTRADQTHGPERELYDMESDPKEMHDLASDPEQGSRMEAMHKALVKEIGEDPEKTEARWRAGDGPQAVAQSQKIK, encoded by the coding sequence ATGAAAAATCATCTTTCCAAGATCGTTTGTGCGATCCTGTCCGCCACAGCCGTTGTGCCGGCGTCCGCCGGGACCACGAAGCCGAACATCCTCGTCATCATGAGCGACGAGCACAATGCCTCGGTGATGGGGTGTGCGGGTGACAAGATCGCACGAACGCCCCATCTGGACGCGCTCGCCGCGAAGGGCGTCCTGTTCAGCGCGCAGTATTGTTCCTCGCCCATCTGCACGCCCTCCCGACAGACCTTCACCACCGGCAAATATACGTCCGGACACAATGTATGGGGGAATACTGCCGGAGTGCCGGAAGGGACTCCTTCGCTTCCGCGAATCCTGAACGCCGGCGGCTATGAAAGCTATTTGGACGGGAAGATGCACTACAAGGGCGGCATGACCCACGGCTTCAGCATCATTCATGAGGAGTCCGGAAAGATCACGCCTCCCGCCGACCCCAAGGACATCAAGGAGTCGGGCGAGGAGAAGGAGAAGCCGCGGCACCGGCTGTCGGCGGGAACATTCCCCGACAATGGGAATGAACTGGGAGGCGAGTTCAAACCGATGGGTGTCGATGACACGATGGACTCGTTCATTGACGTGGCGAGAAGCGACAACGCGGTGAAGTTCCTGAAGGAGCGCAAGGCTGACGCGAAGCCGTTCTTTCTGACCATTGGCTTCATCGCGCCCCACTATCCTTTGGTGGCACCCACCACCTACCTCGATCATTTCAAGGGCAAGGTGCCGCTGCCGGTGATACCGCCGGGCTATCTGGACAGCCTGCCCTTGAACTACAAGCATCTGAGGAACGACCGGAAATTCGAGCGGGTCCCCGACGATGTGGCCAGACTGGGGCTTGAGGCCTACTACGCCCGTGTCGAGTGGCTGGACGGCCAGGTGGGCAAGGTTCTCGATGCGCTCAAGGCATCCCCTTTCGCGGAGAATACGATCGTGATCTATACGTCAGACCACGGCGAAAACATGGGAGAGCACGGACTCTGGTGGAAGAACTGTCTCTACGATTGCGGAGCCCGCGTGCCTCTGATTGTGAGCTGGCCGAAGCGCTGGCAGGGTGGGCAGCAACGCACGGGTGCATGCGGCATGGTGGATCTTGTGCAAACAATCGCCGCACTCGGAGGTGTCAAGACTCCTGATGATTGGAAGGGATCTTCGATGGTGCCATGGCTGGACGATTCCCGGTTCGCCTGGAAGGACCTTGCCGTGAGTGAGTACTACGCGGGCTATATTTCCTCCGGGATTGCCATGATCCGGCAGGGGAAATGGAAGTATGTCTACCACACCCGGGCTGACCAGACCCACGGTCCCGAGCGCGAACTCTACGATATGGAATCCGATCCGAAGGAGATGCACGACCTTGCATCGGATCCGGAGCAGGGATCGAGGATGGAGGCCATGCACAAGGCGTTGGTCAAGGAGATCGGTGAAGATCCGGAGAAAACCGAGGCACGCTGGCGCGCGGGGGATGGGCCACAGGCTGTGGCTCAATCACAGAAGATCAAATAG